In Desulfuromonas sp., one DNA window encodes the following:
- a CDS encoding outer membrane lipoprotein-sorting protein has translation MKTVHAVPLIVLLLLLTAPAGALDLRQLIREVEDQHMGRSSEARMTMQVRTEHWERNLEMEAWSLGRDHFLVRILDPPKDRGVATLKVGKEVWNYLPKVDRTIKVPPSMMGGAWMGSHITNNDLVKAAHVDEDYDFRLLEETEALWTIEGIARPEAAVVWGKIVYAVEKAHRVPQRIAYFDEEMLKVREIVFDDVQTVGERTIPMRMTVQPLDKPEEVTIMHYGRLSFDVPLKESFFSLRQLKSR, from the coding sequence ATGAAAACCGTTCACGCCGTCCCCCTCATAGTCCTGCTCCTTCTGCTGACCGCCCCCGCCGGGGCCCTCGACCTGCGCCAACTGATCCGAGAGGTGGAGGACCAGCACATGGGGCGTTCCTCCGAGGCCCGCATGACCATGCAGGTGCGCACGGAGCACTGGGAGCGCAACCTGGAAATGGAGGCCTGGTCCCTCGGCCGGGACCACTTCCTGGTGCGCATTCTCGACCCGCCCAAGGACCGCGGGGTGGCCACCCTCAAGGTGGGCAAGGAGGTCTGGAACTACCTGCCCAAGGTCGACCGCACCATCAAGGTGCCGCCCTCCATGATGGGGGGAGCCTGGATGGGGAGCCACATCACCAACAACGACCTGGTCAAGGCCGCCCACGTGGACGAGGACTACGACTTCCGCCTTCTCGAGGAGACGGAGGCTCTCTGGACCATCGAGGGGATAGCGAGGCCCGAAGCGGCGGTCGTCTGGGGTAAAATCGTCTACGCCGTGGAGAAGGCCCACCGCGTGCCGCAACGCATCGCATACTTCGACGAGGAGATGCTCAAGGTGCGAGAGATCGTCTTCGACGATGTGCAGACCGTGGGCGAACGGACCATCCCCATGCGCATGACCGTTCAGCCTCTGGACAAGCCCGAGGAGGTGACGATCATGCACTACGGACGGCTCTCCTTCGACGTCCCGCTGAAGGAGAGCTTCTTCTCCCTGCGCCAGCTCAAGAGCCGTTGA